Sequence from the Pirellulales bacterium genome:
GCAATGGGCGCTCCCACCTCGTTGTCCCCCTGTACATTGTCACGCATCTCTTCATTGCAAATGGACCAGGCAAACACGCAGGGATGGTTCTTGTCCCGCTCGATCATCGATTGCAACTGCCCCAGTGCTTCTCGATCTGCCCCTGCCCGCCGCGTTTCATCCAGCACCAGCATCCCTAGCTTGTCGCAGGCGTCCAACAACTCCGGCGTCGGTGGGTTGTGCGAAGTGCGATAAGCGTTGGCCCCCATTTCCTTGAGCTTGGCGATCCGCCAATACTGCAGCGCATCGGGAATGGCCGATCCAACCCCGGCATGATCCTGATGATTACACGTCCCCAGAATCTCATACCGCTTGCCGTTGAGAAAAAATCCTTTGTCGGGATCGAAGCGCACAGTCCGCACGCCAAACGGCGTCTCATACCGATCGAGTGTTGCGCCGTCATCGCCTTTAACCGTCGTCACCAGGGTATATAAATACGGTGTCTGGGGCGACCACAAATGCGCTCCCGCTATATTAAACTGCTGTGTGAAAGTTTTGTGCGAGCCGCCGGCGATGGAGTTAGATGATTCCGATTCATTTGCGGCTGACGATGCCACTGTTTTTCCATCCGCATCCTGAATTTTCGAACCGACCGATATCCTCCGCGCATCGTTCGCATCGTTTTCGATATCCACGCGGGCCGTGACAACCGCACCTTGCGATTCAGAGTCCGCCGGCGCAGTGGTAACATATGTTCCCCAATGCGCCACGTGAACCGGCTCCGTCTTGTTCAACCACACGTGCCGATAAATTCCCGCCCCTTCGTAGAACCAGCCCTCAAACCGTGTGGCATCTAGGCGCACAACCAGCGTGTTGTTTCCCGCTTCGCCGTCGCCACAGTTGGCATATTTGGTGATGTCGTATTGAAAACTCGAATATCCCGAGGGATGCCGCCCCAGGCAACGGCCGTTCAACCACACGAGCGAATTCCGATAAACCCCGTCAAAATCGAGAGTGAGGGTGCGTCCTTTGTCCGATGCCGGCAACGAAAAGTTCCGCCGGTACCAACCGATCGTCGTGCCTTTCTTCGGATCCAGATCCTTGAACCCATGCTGGAAATTCGCGCTCTCGCTGAACGGCAGTTCGACTGCCCAATCGTGCGGCAAATTTAATTCGCGCCAGCTAGAAGCATCGAAGGCGGGTTGCACGTAATCCAAGTGCTCGCCGGAATGCGCTGCTACTGCATCGGCCTGCTCCGATTCCATCTTCGCCCAGTTCGCTAGATCGGCTTTCCGCACCTTCGCCAAATCGCTGGGCTCAGGATAATCCAAGGCATTGCCAACTTCGGAGGAATCTCCCAAATGAAACCGCCAATGCGCGTCCAACAGCAAATGCTCTCGCAGGTTGTCTGCGGCGTGAACTACAGAAAGCGCCGACCACGCCCAGAAAACTCCCAGGGCAACAACAACACGACGGGACGACATCATTTCTCTCAGTTCATTCACCCCCCCGGGTAAACAACAATAATAATCAGAAGAGCACTATCGCGGCAAAGTCCGTCGATAGTTTAGCGGCGCGCGTGATGATGTGCTACTTACTACGCGCTGCCGAATCTTAGAATCGCGCTGCCGCAATGGTTCAGGGATGGCTGAAGGGCAGCTTGCCTTCGCCGCGGGGCTTGGTCGGTCCGTAGCCGCCGGCTTTCTCATAAACTCGCACGTAATCGACCACCATTTCGGCCGGAAATTTGGTGGTTTGATCGGGCGGCCCCAGAAACTGTCCGCCCACGGCCACATTCATGACGATGAAAAACGGCCGGTCGAACGGCGCCGGCCACGGGTGCAAGTCGGGCTCACTGGCCGGGTTGGTTGCCTTGCCGCCCGACTTGGCGCTGCTCCACCAAAACGTTTGGTCTTCGTACTGTTTGCCGTCGACATACCAGCGGATTTCGCCGGGCTCCCATTCCAACGCGTATACGTGGAAGTCGGCAATCGTGCCGTTGTCG
This genomic interval carries:
- the galA gene encoding beta-galactosidase GalA translates to MSSRRVVVALGVFWAWSALSVVHAADNLREHLLLDAHWRFHLGDSSEVGNALDYPEPSDLAKVRKADLANWAKMESEQADAVAAHSGEHLDYVQPAFDASSWRELNLPHDWAVELPFSESANFQHGFKDLDPKKGTTIGWYRRNFSLPASDKGRTLTLDFDGVYRNSLVWLNGRCLGRHPSGYSSFQYDITKYANCGDGEAGNNTLVVRLDATRFEGWFYEGAGIYRHVWLNKTEPVHVAHWGTYVTTAPADSESQGAVVTARVDIENDANDARRISVGSKIQDADGKTVASSAANESESSNSIAGGSHKTFTQQFNIAGAHLWSPQTPYLYTLVTTVKGDDGATLDRYETPFGVRTVRFDPDKGFFLNGKRYEILGTCNHQDHAGVGSAIPDALQYWRIAKLKEMGANAYRTSHNPPTPELLDACDKLGMLVLDETRRAGADREALGQLQSMIERDKNHPCVFAWSICNEEMRDNVQGDNEVGAPIAKAMQDLAHGLDPSRLCTCAMNSGYGSGFATVIDIMGFNYPTRGKRPITCEDAHAKFPEKPCMGTEDASTRCSRGIYSEDDEGNISSHSLAKGTITDPKLKAAGYVSAYDIEGTCTAEKWWNFYYDRPFMSGSFVWTGFDYRGEPTPYKWPCTTSHFGIMDLCGFPKDNYWYYQAWWTDKPVLHVYPHWNWTGKEGKTVDVWVQSNCDEVELSLNGEVIGRQKVEPRKHLEWTVTYAPGTLLARGFKHSVQTIEDKVETTGAASQLRLAADRTQINGNGEDVAVVTVDVSDEQGRKVPTADNMVTFAINGPAKIIGVGNGNPSSHEADKTSERLLFNGLAQVIVQSDVGAGEVHLTAKGKGLKPAVLMLNVTATAPRPAVP